A genome region from Calliopsis andreniformis isolate RMS-2024a chromosome 2, iyCalAndr_principal, whole genome shotgun sequence includes the following:
- the Mirr gene encoding iroquois-class homeodomain protein mirror, producing the protein MSQFSFRGSPNLQCPVTGSSSLTSSSASPVSGAILSAGGSSLVSVAGTNHPLGVAGLSNARMAVTSAVVRPPGSPTTSVSPSQGHPPPTTGGPTPTGRCCDTGRPIFTDPLTGQTVCSCQYELLGGYQRLGALPTAALSMYSAPYAAAAAAAASEGMAAYFPSLGAEQAPFYTPTAAGLDLKENLGAGAAAAWPYPSVYHPYDAAFASYPFNGYGMDLNGARRKNATRETTSTLKAWLNEHKKNPYPTKGEKIMLAIITKMTLTQVSTWFANARRRLKKENKMTWEPRNRVEDEDNNNEDDDSGRKSVDEKDRLDSKDSGTGSSEDGERPAHRMDLLHGTSGGSAGVQGRTESEWSESRADSGPDSPECLYDQREPRHPLQLQHPAYLASSHGRLLRHPSPESTSPSSHHLPASSSAPSTGSVVTTKPRIWSLADMASKDGDQQSPNPTTMTGLPSPYSGSSGGGGGGVGGGGGGKLVSPLASRLPPHHPLHPAMHSGTQFVRPHPDFYRNLYGASHLGSGDMSLLETYSRTLGGLSGVMPPSTAPSILTSSASAVSAGGNVKPFSINGGSGTPGGPAVLLTTASSGLSPSSSSTASSGGSDQSPHPSGNLPLTQELKSPGRV; encoded by the exons TGTCCTGTGACAGGGAGCTCGTCGTTGACGTCCTCGTCGGCTTCGCCGGTGTCCGGTGCGATCCTGAGCGCGGGCGGTTCGTCGCTGGTCAGCGTAGCGGGCACGAATCATCCCTTGGGCGTAGCCGGGCTGTCAAACGCGAGAATGGCGGTGACCAGCGCGGTGGTTAGGCCGCCAGGCAGTCCAACCACCTCGGTGAGCCCGTCCCAAGGTCACCCGCCGCCGACGACCGGCGGTCCCACGCCCACCGGAAGATGCTGCGATACCGGAAGGCCGATCTTCACGGACCCGTTGACGGGCCAGACGGTCTGCTCCTGCCAGTACGAGCTGCTCGGCGGTTATCAGCGGCTGGGAGCGCTACCGACGGCCGCGCTCTCGATGTACAGCGCGCCGTACGCTGCTGCGGCCGCGGCCGCGGCTTCCGAGGGCATGGCTGCTTACTTCCCTAGCCTCGGTGCCGAACAGGCGCCCTTCTACACGCCCACG GCTGCTGGCCTCGATCTGAAGGAAAATCTCGGGGCTGGAGCTGCCGCGGCGTGGCCTTATCCATCCGTGTACCATCCGTACGACGCCGCTTTCGCCAGCTATCCCTTCAACGG TTATGGCATGGACTTAAATGGCGCGAGGCGGAAGAACGCGACGCGAGAGACGACGAGTACCCTGAAGGCCTGGCTGAACGAACACAAGAAAAACCCGTACCCAACGAAGGGTGAGAAGATTATGCTAGCTATCATCACGAAGATGACGCTGACGCAGGTGTCGACATGGTTCGCGAATGCTCGAAGACGTCTTAAAAAGGAGAACAAGATGACGTGGGAACCGAGAaatagggttgaggacgaggacaacaATAACGAGGACGATGACAGTGGAAGGAAGAGCGTGGACGAGAAAGATCGACTAG ACTCGAAGGACTCGGGTACCGGTTCAAGCGAAGATGGTGAGCGACCAGCGCACCGGATGGACCTTCTGCACGGCACCAGCGGCGGCTCCGCGGGTGTTCAAGGCAGAACCGAGAGCGAGTGGAGCGAGTCTCGGGCCGACAGTGGTCCAGACAGCCCCGAGTGTCTGTACGACCAACGAGAGCCCAGGCATCCGTTACAGCTTCAGCATCCCGCGTATCTGGCGTCGTCTCATGGTCGATTGCTGCGTCACCCTTCTCCAGAGAGCACATCGCCCAGCAGTCACCACCTTCCGGCGAGCAGCAGCGCGCCGTCCACGGGCAGCGTGGTGACCACGAAGCCGAGGATCTGGTCGCTGGCCGACATGGCGAGCAAAGACGGCGACCAGCAGAGTCCCAATCCCACCACGATGACGGGCCTCCCGTCGCCGTACAGTGGCAGCAGTGGAGGAGGCGGCGGTGGCGTAGGTGGCGGAGGTGGAGGGAAGCTGGTGAGTCCCTTGGCGAGTCGTTTACCACCCCATCACCCGTTGCACCCCGCGATGCACTCGGGGACGCAGTTCGTCAGGCCGCACCCCGACTTCTACCGGAACCTGTACGGAGCCTCCCACCTGGGCTCGGGTGACATGTCCCTGCTAGAGACGTACTCGAGGACCCTGGGCGGGCTAAGCGGCGTGATGCCGCCCTCCACGGCGCCCAGCATACTGACGTCCTCCGCGTCGGCTGTTTCCGCTGGTGGTAACGTTAAACCCTTCTCGATCAACGGGGGCAGCGGCACCCCCGGTGGACCCGCCGTTTTATTGACGACCGCGTCCTCCGGCCTCTCCCCGTCCTCCTCGTCGACGGCCTCCTCGGGAGGGTCCGACCAGTCGCCCCATCCGAGCGGTAACCTGCCGCTCACGCAGGAGCTCAAGTCCCCCGGACGAGTGTGA